GGACGACCGGGCTCAGACCCGCCTCGCGCAGGGCGTCGGCGCTGGGACGCACCCGCCCGCGGTCGTGGACGTTCCCCTCGCCGATGAGGGCCAGGGCGCAGTGCGCGAGGGGTGCGAGATCGCCGGAGCAGCCCAGGCTCCCGTACTCGTGGACGATCGGCACGAGGTGGGAGTTCAGCAGGTCGGCGTAGGCGGTGGCGGTGGCGGGGCGGACGCCGGTGTGGCCCGTCGCCATCGTCGACAGGCGCAGGACCATGAGGGCGCGGACGACCTCGTCCTCGACCACCTCGCCCGTGCCGGCGGCGTGGGACCGCAGGAGGTGCTGCTGGAGCCGGGCCCGGTCGCCGACGGCGATCGATCGGGTGGCCATCGCCCCGAAGCCGGTGGTGACGCCGTAGTGGCTCTCCGTGCCGCGCGCCCGAACGTCGACGAAGCCGCGCGAGCGCGCGATCTCGGCGAGTGCCTCGTCGGTCAGCTGGACGGGCGCACGGTGCCGGGCCACGCGGACGACGTCGCTCGCGGCGAGCGGTCCGGTGGAGACGAGAACGGGGGTCATGTCCTCATCGTTGACCCTGGCGACGGGCTCGGGCCATGGCGTGACTCGCGTCCATGTCTCGTATACGAGACAATCTCGCCATGTCCCGATCCGTCCCCGCAGCGACCGCCGCCCTCCGGGTCCTGCGCTACCTCTCGCGCCGTCCCGTGCCCACCCCGGCGGCGCGCATCGCCGACGACCTCGGGCTGCCGCGATCGTCGACCTACCACCTGCTGACGGCGATGGCCGATCAGGCGTTCGTCACGCACTATCCCGACGAGCGCACCTGGGGCGTCGGGGTCGCCGCGTGGGAGGTCGGCCAGGGCTACTCCATCCAGGAGCCGCTGGCGCGCCTGGCGCGAACGCCGCTCGCCACGCTCGTGGACACGGTGGGCCAGTCGGCGCACCTGGCGGTGCTCCACGGGGCCGAGGTGCTCTACATCATCGAGGAGCGCGGAGTGGGCAAACCGCCTCTGGTTTCAGACACGGGCGTGCGCCTGCCCGCCCACCTCACGGCCTCGGGCCGGGCCATCCTGGCGGCCCTTCCCCCCGCGCAGCTGAGGGCGATCTTCCCCGGCTCGGCGCCCCTGGTGCTCCGGACGGAATCGGGGCCACGGACCAGGGCCGCGCTCGGCCGCATCCTCGTCCAGACGCGCCAGCGGGGATGGGCCACGGAGGACGGCGAGGTCACCCCGGGCTACACGTCGGTCGCGATGTCGATCCAGGCCCGGGCGCTCACGGCCAGCATCGCCGTGACGTGGGCCGTGACGGACGACGTCGAGGTCGACGTCGTGCTGGAGGAGCTGCGACGGACCACCCGGCTGATCACGGCGCGGCTGGGTCGCCGGGAGCTCCCCTGAGCCTGTCGGAGTGGTCCCGACGTGGCGAGTCCGGTCAAGTTGAAGTGAAACTCAAGTAGGGTGGGCCCCGTTCGACAGGTGATGCGGGTCACATGGGCAGTCCGCCATGTGGGGAGAAGGAGTGACAGATGACGACGATGGCTGCACAGGTCGCAAGCCCGCGCTCGGCTCGCCCATCGGCGAGCTGCAAGGTGCTCATCGTCGGGCGACCGTCGATCTTCCGCAACGGCATCCACTCGCTGGCCGAGTTCGAGTCGGTCGTGAGCGAGTGCCGGGCCGTGCAGACCTGCACCGAGGGCGTCGAGCTCGCCAAGAGGTTCCAGCCCCACGTGCTGCTCGTCGACGTCACCTCGCCGTGCGGCTCCACCGTGCAGATCGCCCAGGCCTTTCGCGAGTGCCGCCCGGAGATGGCGATCATGCTCTACTCCGACGGCGATCATGTTCCGCACGTCCTCTCGCGCGACGCGCAGGCCTACGGCGCCTTCACGCGCACGACGTCGCCGAGTGCGATCAAGCGCCTCGTCGGCTGCATCGTGCGCGACAACGTCATCGCCGATGACCACGAGACCGTGCCGGACGCCGGCACTCTGGTGCGGCTGTCCGGGCGGCAGATGGAGGTGCTGCGGGAGATGAGCCGCGGATCGTCCAACCCCGAGATCGCTCGCACCCTGCTGATGAGCTCGCACACGGTCAAGCAGCACACCCAGGCGATCTACCAGCGTCTCGGTGTCCGCAACCGGGTCGAGGCCGTCACGTTCGCCCAGCGGCTGGGGATGCTCCCGATCGGCGCCTGACCCGCCTCATCGCGTGACTCCGATATGCCCGGTCGGGGGATGGTGAGCCCCCTCGGCCGTTCCTAGGCTCCTGGTGACCAACCACCTCACGAGGAGTTCACATGGGATACGTCATGAGTGCGGACGGCGTCACGCTGCTGCAGTCGCAGATCGACAATCTGTTCTTCGAGGAGAAGAACCTCAAGGTCAGCTTCACGACGACCGAGGACTACCTGCGTGAGGTCCTGCCGCCGTGCTTCGACCTCCCGGAGGAGCCGAAGGCGATGCTGTCGTTCGGCGTCGCTCACTCCTACGGGAAGCCGTTCGGCTCGGCGACGATCAACGTCGCGGCCGCCTACCGGGGCGAGCAGACCTGGTTCGACCTCACGATGCTGCACACCGGCGACATGACCGTGATCATCGGCCGTGAGGCCTGGGGCGAGGCGAAGAAGCGCGCCGAGATCAACTTCGTGGAGGAGCTCCCGAAGGTCTCGGGCAGCGCGGTTCGCGAGGGCTACACCGTCATCGAGTTCGAGGCCGAGTTCGGCGACGACCTCGGTGCCCGCACCGAGTCGGGCGTCGACATGCACGTGAAGGCCTTCCCGGCCTTCGACATGTCGGCCCTTGACCGCGACCCGATCCTGGTCATCGGCCGCTCCACGACCACCTTCACCAGCTACCGGCTGGGCACGATCGACCTGAAGATGACCAGCTCGCCGCTGGACCCGACCGGCTCGGTGCCGATCGTCTCGATCGACGAGGTGCGTCTCGGCGACGCGCGGACCACGTACGAGATCGAGGAGCACGACCTCGCTCCCGACGAGGCCTACTTCCGCCACGTGGCCGGCCGGATGTACGACCTCCCGCGCTCCGTCTGATCACCCCGACCCCATCGCTTGCCAGAAAGGCTGACCCCATGAGCTATGTCCTCACCCCCTCGGAACTCGAAACGCTGCAGGCGCGAGTCAAGGGCAACCCGTTCGACGAACACGTGCTGGAGGTCCACTTCACCACGACCCGTGAGTTCCTGACCGAGGTGCTCCCGCCCTGCTTCACGGTGCCCGAGAAGGCCACCGGATTCCTGCAGGTCGGCCGCGCGACGGTCTCCGATCGCAGCTTCCACTCGTCGACGATCTACCTGTCGGCGCTGTTCGAGGGCCGTCCGGTCTCCTACGACGTCACGATGATCCTCAACACCGACATGGGCATCTGCTTCGGCCGTGAGATGGACGGCGAGTGCAAGAAGCAGGGCGAGATCGAGTTCGACGACAGCCAGCTGCCGACGGTCCGTGGGGTCACGACGCGCAACGGCGTCGCGCTCATGGAGTACGTCGCCACGCTGGGCGAGAACCAGGGCGCGACCGTGCGTCGGATGCACCCGGCGCACCTCAAGGCGATCCCCAACTCGAAGTTCACGGGCCTGTACCACCACCCGATCCTCGTGACCGGTGACGTGGAGACGACCTACGAGACGTTCTACACCGGCACGGCCGACCTCACGTTCCGCAGCTCGGAGACCGATCCGTGCGGCGACATCCCCATCGAGTCGGTCGACGAGGTCACGTACGGCCACGGCGTCGCGCGATGGTCGATGGGTCAGCACCCGCTCGAGGACACGGGCGACTACCTGCCCTACGTCCTGGGTCGCTCGTGGGACCTGACGCGTTGACCGCTCCTGCCGCCGGCGCGGCTGACCCGGGTCTGGACATGGCTGCGATCGAGGTGAGGTCCTTCACCTCGGGGGAGCCCCTGACGATCGTCCAGACCCCGCGACCGGTTCCCGAGGCGGACGAGGTGCTGATCACGGTGACCGCGACCGGCGTCAACTACGCCGACCTGGCGCAGGTGAAGGACGCGTACCTCGTCCCGATGCAGCTGCCGTACATCCCCGGCCTGGAGGTCGTCGGACGCACGCCCGAGGGCGACCGCGTCGCCGCGATCACCAACGGGGGCGGGTACGCCGAGTACGTCGCGGTCCACCGCGACTACGTCTACCCGATCCCCGACGCCATCAGCGACGAGCAGGCGATCGCGCTGCTGGTGCAGGGCGCCACCGCCTGGCACGTGCTGCGCACCGTCGGCCGCATGAGGACCGGCGATCGGGTGCTCGTCCATGCGGCGGCCGGCGGCGTGGGCACGCTCGCGGTGCAGCTGGCGCGGCGGTGGGGCGCGGGGCGCGTGGTCGGCGTCGCCTCGTCGGAGTCCAAGCGCGAGCTGGCGCGGTCCCTCGGGGCCCACGCGACGGTCGACTCGGCCGACGCCGGGAGCCGTGACGCCCTGCTCGAGGCCAACGAGGGCCGTCCCTACGACCTGATCCTCGACATGGTGGGCGGGCCCACGTTCGACGCCGGGATGAGCGTCCTGGCTCGCTTCGGACGGATGGTCAGCTACGGCCTGGCCTCCGGGGTCCTGCCGGCGCCGGTGGAGCCGCGCACGCTGATGGCGCGCTCCCAGATCATCGGGGGACTGTGGCTGGTGGACTGGCTCCGCCGCCCGGCAGAGCTCACGGAGTCGATCGAGGACCTGTTCGCCGCCACCGCGGCGCGCGAGCTCGTCCCGGTCGTGGGCGAGGTCTACCCGCTCCGTGAGGTCCAGCAGGCACACGAGGACCTCGGGTCTCGGAACGCCGTCGGCAAGTCGGTGCTCAGGATCTGACGTTTGTGCCCGATCGGGGGATAGGGGCCGGCCACGAGGTCGACCTAGCGTGAAGCACCGGCCGCGGCGGCCAGCTTGCTGGCCGCCGGTCCGGGCGGACGCACCGTTGAGTGAACGAAAGGCGACACGATGAAGATCTTGACCAAGGCGGTGTCGGCGAGTGTGATCGCCACGCTGGCGCTCTCCGGCTGCGGTGGCGGCGGCGGCGGCCAGGGCGGGCCGTCCGAGAGCTCGGACCATGCTCCCGACGAGGTGATCACGGCCGCTCGCTACGCGGTCGACACGTTCGACCCGCACAAGTCGACCCTCGGCCCGAGCGCGAGCCAGCTGTTCGACGGGATCTACGACACCTTGGTGCGCCGGTCCGAGGGCAAGATCGTCGGGTCGCTGGCCAGCGAGTGGGAGGTGACGCCGAACTCGGTCACCTTCACGCTGAAGGACGACCTGACCTGCGGCGACGGAACGCCTCTCACGGCGAGCGCGATCGCGGAGTCCACGAAGCGCTTCGCCGATCCCGAGACCGGCGCGCAGATGACGTCGATGTCCTTCGGTCCGAGCGGGGTCAAGGAGATCGTCGGCGACGACGAGGCCAACACCGTGACGGTCACGGTCAAGGATCCGTACGGCGGCCTGCTGGACGGCATGACCAACGCCTACGTCGTCTGCCCGGGCGGGCTCAAGGATCCGAAGAAGCTGGCCACGGATCCGGCCGCCGGCGAGAGCGGGTCCTACACCCTCGAGTCGAGCGAGGTCGGGCACTCCTACACGATGGTCCGGCGTGACGACACGGTCGTGACCGATCCGAAGACCTTGGTGAAGGAGTTCACCGTCAAGGTCGTCGAGAGCGACACCACCCGGGCGAACATGCTGACCAGCGGCGAGCTGAACGTGGCCGCCATCGCCGGCGCCGACGTGAAGCGCCTGTCCGCCGAGTACGAGCCGATCATCGGCGCGGCCTCCCTGGTGCAGGGTCTGGTGTTCAACCACCGCGAGGGCTTCCCGACAGCGGACCAGAAGCTGCGCGAGGCCATCTCGTACATCATCGACTCCGAGTCGTACACGAAGGCCGCCACGTTCGGCACCGGCAAGGCCTACGACACCTTGTTCACGGACAACACCGACTGCTACTTCCCGGAGAACGAGCAGTACTCCACCGGGTACGACGAGGCGAAGGCCAAGGAGCTCCTGGCCGAGGCGGGCTACGGTCCCGACGGCAAGGAGCTCGAGCTGCGGGCGCTCGGTCTGCTGAGCGCGGGCTCGGGTCCGAAGTACATCGTCGACCAGCTGCAGAAGCTGGGCGTCAAGACGAGCCTGCGACAGGGCTCCCAGGACCAGATCGTCGGCATCCTGTTCGGCGAGGGCGACTGGGACATCATGGTGTTCCCCTACGACCAGTCGGGCACGAACCCGTTCGGCATCGTCAACGGCGTGAGCAACGTCTTCGGTGGCAGCCTGAACGTCGGCGACATCGAGAACGCCGAGTTCGACGCCCTGGTCCCGCAGGCCGCGCAGCAGTCGGGCGACGAGGCGTGCGCGACGTGGGAGAAGGCCGAGCAGGCGCTGCTGAAGGCGACGGACATCAAGCCGTTGATGCAGACGCGCAGCAACTGGTTCACCCCTGATCGGCTCTCCTTCGAGGCCGGCTTCCTGGAGATCGACACGCGCTCGGTTCGTGCTCCCAAGTGATCCGGGCCGGGATGCGCGCCTGACGCGCGCATCCCGGCCGGGCCCAACTCTGGAGGTCCCGTGAAATTCCACCTGCTGAAGTCAGCCGTGCTCCGCCTCGCGGTCGTGGTGCTGCTGCTGATCTTCGGGGTCTTCTTCCTCATCCGGCTCGTGCCCGGAGACCCCGCCACGATCATCGCGGGCCTCAGTGCGAGCACCAGCACGGTCGACTCCATCCGGGAGGACTTCCAACTGGACCGGTCCCTGGGCAATCAGCTCTTGCACTACCTGACCGGTCTGCCCCGGGGCGACCTGGGCATCTCGTTCGGATCCCGGCAGCCCGTGGTGAAGGTGATCTTCGAGAATGCCGGCCCGACGCTCCAGCTGGCGGTGGTGAGCCTGCTGTTCATCGGCGTCGCGGGCATCGGCGCCGGTCTGGCGTTCGGGGCGCTGAGCCGGACCCGGTTCGCCGCGTCGGCCGAGATCGTCTTCAGCGTCGTGGCCGGCGCCTGCAACGCGATTCCGCACTTCCTGCTGGCCACGGTGCTCGCCTTCGTCTTCGCCGTGACGCTGCAGGTGTTCCCGGTCGCCGGTGACAGCTCGCTTGCGGCACTCGTGCTGCCCGCGATCGCGATCTCCGTGGGACCGGCGGCACTGATCGCACGACTGTGTCGGGTCCGCGTGCTCGACGTGCTGGAGTCCTCGTACGTGACGGCGGCCCGGAGCAAGCGGCTCGGCTCGGCCCAGCTGTACGCGACCCACGTGCTGCCGAATGCACTGGTCTCTGCCGTCTCGATGCTGGGCGTGGTCTTCGCCAGCCTCATCGGCGGCGCGGTGGTCGTCGAGCAGGTATTCAGTCGGCGCGGGCTCGGCAGCGCGCTGGTCGAGGCGGTCCTGCTGCACGACTACCCGATCGTCCAGGGCATCACGTTGGTGGTCGGCATCGCCGTGGTGCTCGTGAACTTCGGGGTCGACGTCCTTCTGGCCTTCATCGATCCCCGCAGAGGAGCCGTCCAGTGAAGTCGCACACTCCTCAGAAGCCCTGGCGGAAGATGGCCCGGGCCTTCTTCCGCTCGCCGACCGGCGTGCTCTCGGCCATCGGCGTCCTCGTCCTCATCGTCCTGGTGATCATCGGCCCGAACGGCTTCGGCCCGACGGCCGTCACCGGCGACGTCGCCAACGCCGGCCTCGGGCCCTCGTCCGAGCACTGGTTCGGCACCGACGAGCTCGGGCACGACGTCCTCCTGCGGTCGCTGGCCGCCACGCGGCTGTCGCTGATGCTGGCGTGCGCCGCCGTGCTCATCGCGTGGGTGGCCGGTACCGGGATCGGCGTGCTCGTCGCCCTGTCGGGACCCCGCATGCGTCGGATCGGCTCCATCGGGATCGACACGCTGATGAGCTTCGGGGCCCTGCTGCTGGCGATCGTGACGATCGCCGTCGTGGGCACCGGCAAGTACGGTGCCGTGATCGCGATCGCGGTGGCCTTCACGCCCTCGTTCGCCAGGTTCTCGTACTCGATGGTGCTCGACGCGGTGAACAGCGAGTACCTCGCCGCGGCCCGCATCGCCGGCGTTCCCTCCGGCCGGCTGTTCACCGCCTACATCGGTCGCAACATCGCCGACAGCCTGATCATCGTGGCCTTCGCGGCGCTGGGCGAGTGCGTCATCGCCCTGGCCTCGCTGAGCTTCCTCGGGCTCGGCGTCCAGCCACCCGACTTCGACTGGGGACAGATGGTCGACTCCGGCGTCCGGCAGTTCTACCTCAACCCGTGGATCGCCCTGGTGCCCGCCGCCATGATCACGTTCTCCGGACTGGTCCTGTCGCTGTTGGGGGACTCGCTCGCGCGTGTCACGAACCCGGTCCTGTGGGACGTGCGCCCCTCGTGGCGCCGACGCGGCCGGCAGGTGTCCCGCCGGGACGCCCGACTGCTCAAGCTGGCGAAGGAGTCCTGAGATGGCGCTGCTCGAGGTGTCGGGCCTGACCGTCGCGACCCACGATGACCGGGCCCCGGCCCTGGTGAAGGGCGTGAGCTTCTCGATCGAGGCCGGCGAGATCGTGGGGGTCGTCGGGGCCAGCGGCAGCGGCAAGACGCTCACCGCGCTGGCGGTGGCCCAGCTGCTCCCGCGCACGCTCGACGTCGACGCTCACTCCCTGGTGTTCGACGGGGTCGACCTGATGGAGTCCACCGACACGGAGCGCGCCGAGGTCCTCGGCGGCCAGCTGGCGATGGTGTTCCAGGATCCGCTCTCGTCGCTCAATCCCGTGCGGCACATCGGCAGCCAGATGATCGAGTCGGTCCGTCGTCACCGTGGGCTCTCGAAGCGCGAGGCCCTCCAGCTCGCCGAGACCTGTCTCGCCGACGTGGGCATGGTCGATCCCGCCGGCTGCCTGAAGAAGCACCCGCACGAGCTGAGCGGAGGCATGCGCCAGCGCGTGATGATCGCGATGGGGCTGATGGGCGACCCCCGGCTGATCGTCGCCGACGAGCCCACGACGGCCCTGGACGTCACGGTGCAGGCGCAGGTCATCGACCTGATCGTGAAGATCAATCGAGAGCGCGGCACCGCCGTCATGTTCGTCTCCCACAACATCGCCCTGCTGTCGGAGTTCTGCTCGCGGATCCTGGTGATGCGCGAGGGGAAGATCGTCGAGGACCTGAGCACCGACGCACTGCTCGCGGGTGCCTCCCACCCCTACACGCGTGCGCTGATCCGCGCCGTCCCGAACCTCACCACCGACCGTGACCGAGAGCTGGCGACCGTTGATGACCTCTGACACCACCCCGCCGCTGCTGGACCTCCGTTCCGTCGACGTCACCTACGGCGGAGCGAAGGAGTTCACCGCGGTGCGGAACGCCTCTCTCACGATTGCTCCGGGTCGGACGGTGGGCCTGGTCGGCGAGTCCGGATCGGGGAAGTCGACGCTGGCGCGCTGCGTGGTGGGTCTCGTCAGGGCCTCCTCCGGATCCGTTCACCTCGATGGCGAGGACGTCACGAACCCGCGAGGCCCGGCCCTGGCATCCGTGCGCAAGAACGTCCAGATGGTCTTCCAGGACCCTCGGTCGTCACTGAACCCGAGGCTCGACATCGGCACGACGCTCCGGGAGGTGATCGCGGTGACCGATGACGTCGACCGGGGCTCGCCGCAGGCGCGCGACACGGCCGTGGACCTGATGGCCCGTGTCGGACTCGACCGAGCGCTGCTCAACCGGTACCCGCACCAGCTCTCGGGCGGGCAGCTCCAGCGCGTCGCCATCGCCCGCGCCGTGGCGCGCCGCCCGCGCCTGATGCTGCTCGACGAGGTCACCGCCTCGCTGGACGTGTCGGCCCAGGCGACGGTCCTCAATCTCCTGCGCTCGCTGCAGGAGGCGTCCGGGTTCGCCGTCCTGCTGATCACCCACGATCTCGCGGTCGTCCGCTACATGTGCGACGAGATGGTGGTGATGCGACGCGGCGAGGTGGTGGAACACGGCGCCACCGGCGATGTCATGTCGGAGCCGCGGACGGACTACACGCGAAGCCTCCTGGACGCCATTCCGTCCTTGGGTCGGGACCGCTGGAGGTCCGGAGCCCGGTGACGACACAGATCCTCGGCCTGCCGTCCGCAGCCGTTCGGACGCTCGCCCTGGGCTTCCTGGCGAGGGTTCCGGCCGGCGCTCTCGGCCTGGTGATCGTCCTGCACGGCCTCAGCCTGGGCCTCAGCTACACGGTGAGCGGCCTGATGGCGGCCGCGTTCGCGCTCGGGATGGCCGTGGGGGCTCCGGTCGTCGGCCGCAGCATCGATCGCTGGGGCCAGCCGGTGCCGCTGTTCGCCGTGACCGTGGTGGCCGCGGCGATGATGATCGGGCTGACCTCGTTGCCGCAGGGCACCGGTCCGGCCGCGCCGGTCGCGCTGGCGGCGATCACGGGCCTCACACAGCCTCCGCTGGCCGTCTGTGCGCGAGCGATCTGGAACGAGCGACTCGGGCCCGTGGACCTGAGTCGGATGCTGTCCCTGGACGCCTCGCTGCAGGAGATGACCTACATCCTCGGCCCTCTGACCGTGGTGAGCTGGGCGACGGTGCGAGGGACCCATGAGGCACTGATCCTCGCGGCGGGGCTGATCCTCGTGCTCACGGCGGTGTTCGCCCTCACGCCCGAGTCGCGCAGGGCCTCCCGGCGATCCGACCGCCCCGTGATGGGCGCTCCGAGCCGCTTCCCCGTGACGGTCTGGATCTTGGTCGTCGTCACGTTCACGGTGGGGATCGCGATCGGAGTCCTCGAGGTCGCGGTGGTCCGCCGCTCGGCCCAGCTCGACGCGTCGGAGCTGATCGGAGTCTTCTACGGACTGTGGGCCACGGGAAGTCTCGTCGGCGGACTCATCAACCTGCGAGCCGGGGGCCGGGGGCGACTCGCCTCGCGCATGACGCTGTTCCTGGCGGCGCTGGCGCTCACCCACCTCGTCGTCGCGGCGGCGACCACCACGGTGACACTGGGCCTGGCGCTCGTGCTCGCAGGCTTGCCCGCAGCTCCGATGTTCGCGGCGTTCTACGAGCTCCTGGGGACTGCCGCCCCCGAGGGCCGCGTCACGGAGGTCTTCGCCTGGGGCTCAACCGGGGGAATGGCGGGCGTGGCCCTGGGCACCGCCACGGGCGGCTTCCTCGCCGATGTGATCAGCAGCCGCGGGAACATCGTGGTCTGCGCGGCCGTCCTGGGGCTGGCCGCGGTCTTCGCGCTCGCCTGCCGGTCTCCACTGACGGGCATCGAGCGTCGTTGACGCTCCGGCGGAGCGGTCAGGCGGCCGCGCCGACCATCCGCAGGGCCAGGTCGCCGTGGAGCGCGGCGATCTCGTCGGGGGTCGTGGCGCCGCTCGGGTTGTACCAGCGCACGAGGTCGATGCTGAGGGACAGCAGCGCCAGGGCGGTGCCCTTGGCGTCGGAGACCGTCATGGTGCCGGCCTCGACGCCTGCCTCCAGCGCATCGCGCATGAGCGCCTCGATCGCGCGGCGGTACTCGGCGATCTCGGCCCGGTGCTCGGGCGTCAGCGCGTCGAACTCGTACTGCACGATGCGACCGACGCGGCTGTTCACGGCGTGCCACCGGCTGAACTCGGCCACCATGTGCCGGACCTGAATGACCGGGTCGGTGGAGGACTGGGACGCCTTCTCGATGATCTGGACCGCCGAGCGGTGCCCGCGCCGGGAGATCTCGAACAGCAGGTCCTCCTTCGTCGCGTGGTGCACGTAGACGGCCGCGGGACTCATCCCCGCGCGCGAGGCGATGTCGCGGGTCGTCGTGCCGGCGAATCCGGAGGTGGCGAAGGCCTCGACGGCCGCATCCAGCAGGCGCTCGCGCGTCGAGGCGGAGCGGTCGCGACCGGTCGCCGAGTCGGTGGTCATGGTGGACAGCATGACGCAGGAATGACATGCTAAGCAAGCGCTTAGTCATTGGCGGGTCGCCGCCGGCACACCGAAAGGCAACAACATGCCCGAAGCAGTCATCGTCTCCACCGCACGCTCGCCGATCGGCCGCGCGGGCAAGGGTTCGCTCAAAGACATGCGTCCTGACGACCTCACCGTCCAGATGATCGAGGCCGCGCTGGCCAAGGTGCCGGGCCTGGACCGCAAGGACATCACCGACCTGCACCTCGGTGTCGGCCAGCCGGCCGGCGAGGCGGGCCACAACCTGGCGCGCGCCGTGGCCGTGCTGTCGGGCATGGACCACCTGCCGGGCGTGACGGTCAACCGCTACTGCTCCTCCTCGCTGCAGACCACCCGGATGGCGTTCCACGCGATCAAGGCCGGCGAGGGCGACGCGTTCATCTCGGCTGGCGTGGAGACCGTGAGCCGGTTCGGCAACGGGTTCTCCGACATCCCGGGCACCGAGAACCCGCTGTTCGCCGACGCGATCGCTCGCACCGCCAAGCGCGCCGAGGGTGGCGCCGACACGTGGACCGACCCGCGTGAGGCAGGCAGCCTCCCCGACCTGTACCTCGGGATGGGTCAGACGGCCGAGAACGTCGCGCAGTACCTGGGCATGGGCCGCCAGGAGCAGGACGAGTTCGCCCTGCGCAGCCAGAACCTGACCGAGCAGCGCATCGCCGAGGGCTTCTGGGCCAAGGACATCACCGAGGTCACGCTGGCCGACGGCACCGTGGTGGCGAAGGATGACGGCCCCCGCGCCGGAACGACGATCGAGG
This genomic interval from Aeromicrobium choanae contains the following:
- a CDS encoding IclR family transcriptional regulator — its product is MSRSVPAATAALRVLRYLSRRPVPTPAARIADDLGLPRSSTYHLLTAMADQAFVTHYPDERTWGVGVAAWEVGQGYSIQEPLARLARTPLATLVDTVGQSAHLAVLHGAEVLYIIEERGVGKPPLVSDTGVRLPAHLTASGRAILAALPPAQLRAIFPGSAPLVLRTESGPRTRAALGRILVQTRQRGWATEDGEVTPGYTSVAMSIQARALTASIAVTWAVTDDVEVDVVLEELRRTTRLITARLGRRELP
- a CDS encoding response regulator transcription factor; translation: MTTMAAQVASPRSARPSASCKVLIVGRPSIFRNGIHSLAEFESVVSECRAVQTCTEGVELAKRFQPHVLLVDVTSPCGSTVQIAQAFRECRPEMAIMLYSDGDHVPHVLSRDAQAYGAFTRTTSPSAIKRLVGCIVRDNVIADDHETVPDAGTLVRLSGRQMEVLREMSRGSSNPEIARTLLMSSHTVKQHTQAIYQRLGVRNRVEAVTFAQRLGMLPIGA
- a CDS encoding acetoacetate decarboxylase family protein, with translation MSADGVTLLQSQIDNLFFEEKNLKVSFTTTEDYLREVLPPCFDLPEEPKAMLSFGVAHSYGKPFGSATINVAAAYRGEQTWFDLTMLHTGDMTVIIGREAWGEAKKRAEINFVEELPKVSGSAVREGYTVIEFEAEFGDDLGARTESGVDMHVKAFPAFDMSALDRDPILVIGRSTTTFTSYRLGTIDLKMTSSPLDPTGSVPIVSIDEVRLGDARTTYEIEEHDLAPDEAYFRHVAGRMYDLPRSV
- a CDS encoding acetoacetate decarboxylase family protein, which translates into the protein MSYVLTPSELETLQARVKGNPFDEHVLEVHFTTTREFLTEVLPPCFTVPEKATGFLQVGRATVSDRSFHSSTIYLSALFEGRPVSYDVTMILNTDMGICFGREMDGECKKQGEIEFDDSQLPTVRGVTTRNGVALMEYVATLGENQGATVRRMHPAHLKAIPNSKFTGLYHHPILVTGDVETTYETFYTGTADLTFRSSETDPCGDIPIESVDEVTYGHGVARWSMGQHPLEDTGDYLPYVLGRSWDLTR
- a CDS encoding quinone oxidoreductase family protein, producing MAAIEVRSFTSGEPLTIVQTPRPVPEADEVLITVTATGVNYADLAQVKDAYLVPMQLPYIPGLEVVGRTPEGDRVAAITNGGGYAEYVAVHRDYVYPIPDAISDEQAIALLVQGATAWHVLRTVGRMRTGDRVLVHAAAGGVGTLAVQLARRWGAGRVVGVASSESKRELARSLGAHATVDSADAGSRDALLEANEGRPYDLILDMVGGPTFDAGMSVLARFGRMVSYGLASGVLPAPVEPRTLMARSQIIGGLWLVDWLRRPAELTESIEDLFAATAARELVPVVGEVYPLREVQQAHEDLGSRNAVGKSVLRI
- a CDS encoding ABC transporter substrate-binding protein — encoded protein: MKILTKAVSASVIATLALSGCGGGGGGQGGPSESSDHAPDEVITAARYAVDTFDPHKSTLGPSASQLFDGIYDTLVRRSEGKIVGSLASEWEVTPNSVTFTLKDDLTCGDGTPLTASAIAESTKRFADPETGAQMTSMSFGPSGVKEIVGDDEANTVTVTVKDPYGGLLDGMTNAYVVCPGGLKDPKKLATDPAAGESGSYTLESSEVGHSYTMVRRDDTVVTDPKTLVKEFTVKVVESDTTRANMLTSGELNVAAIAGADVKRLSAEYEPIIGAASLVQGLVFNHREGFPTADQKLREAISYIIDSESYTKAATFGTGKAYDTLFTDNTDCYFPENEQYSTGYDEAKAKELLAEAGYGPDGKELELRALGLLSAGSGPKYIVDQLQKLGVKTSLRQGSQDQIVGILFGEGDWDIMVFPYDQSGTNPFGIVNGVSNVFGGSLNVGDIENAEFDALVPQAAQQSGDEACATWEKAEQALLKATDIKPLMQTRSNWFTPDRLSFEAGFLEIDTRSVRAPK
- a CDS encoding ABC transporter permease is translated as MKFHLLKSAVLRLAVVVLLLIFGVFFLIRLVPGDPATIIAGLSASTSTVDSIREDFQLDRSLGNQLLHYLTGLPRGDLGISFGSRQPVVKVIFENAGPTLQLAVVSLLFIGVAGIGAGLAFGALSRTRFAASAEIVFSVVAGACNAIPHFLLATVLAFVFAVTLQVFPVAGDSSLAALVLPAIAISVGPAALIARLCRVRVLDVLESSYVTAARSKRLGSAQLYATHVLPNALVSAVSMLGVVFASLIGGAVVVEQVFSRRGLGSALVEAVLLHDYPIVQGITLVVGIAVVLVNFGVDVLLAFIDPRRGAVQ
- a CDS encoding ABC transporter permease; translation: MKSHTPQKPWRKMARAFFRSPTGVLSAIGVLVLIVLVIIGPNGFGPTAVTGDVANAGLGPSSEHWFGTDELGHDVLLRSLAATRLSLMLACAAVLIAWVAGTGIGVLVALSGPRMRRIGSIGIDTLMSFGALLLAIVTIAVVGTGKYGAVIAIAVAFTPSFARFSYSMVLDAVNSEYLAAARIAGVPSGRLFTAYIGRNIADSLIIVAFAALGECVIALASLSFLGLGVQPPDFDWGQMVDSGVRQFYLNPWIALVPAAMITFSGLVLSLLGDSLARVTNPVLWDVRPSWRRRGRQVSRRDARLLKLAKES
- a CDS encoding ABC transporter ATP-binding protein, translating into MALLEVSGLTVATHDDRAPALVKGVSFSIEAGEIVGVVGASGSGKTLTALAVAQLLPRTLDVDAHSLVFDGVDLMESTDTERAEVLGGQLAMVFQDPLSSLNPVRHIGSQMIESVRRHRGLSKREALQLAETCLADVGMVDPAGCLKKHPHELSGGMRQRVMIAMGLMGDPRLIVADEPTTALDVTVQAQVIDLIVKINRERGTAVMFVSHNIALLSEFCSRILVMREGKIVEDLSTDALLAGASHPYTRALIRAVPNLTTDRDRELATVDDL